The Microbacterium horticulturae genome has a window encoding:
- a CDS encoding beta-glucosidase yields MTDTLPADVNGLTLEQKASLTSGADFWTTKAVPDAGIPSIMLTDGPHGLRKQAGSSDHLGIADSVPATCFPPAVGLGASFDPALAKRVGEALGVESAIEDVAVILGPGINIKRSPLCGRNFEYFSEDPIVAGVMGAGLVRGIQSQGVGSSLKHFAANNQEFDRMRASSDVDPRPLREIYLRGFERVVEDAQPWTVMCSYNRINGVYASEDPWLLTQVLRGEWGYDGLVVSDWGAVNDRVAGLPAGLDLEMPGSGGGTDAQLVAAVRDGSLDEAALDVAAGRMLDLVRKAAARPSVVGPLDVDAHHALAREVAGRSMVLLRNEGGVLPLRRDAKIAVVGAFAQTPRYQGAGSSLINPTRLDNALDAIRDAATADVAYAPGFSLEQDGDAAALRDEAVAAASTADVVVAFLGLPPSAESEGYDREHIDLPAAQLAMLDAVLDVNPNTVVVLSNGSVVALPFRDRVAAILEGWLLGQAGGSATADVLFGDVNPSGKLTETIPLRLEDNPSYGNFPGEFGHVRYGEGLLVGYRWYDARGLEVAYPFGHGLSYTTFAYGDAAAAVDASGDVVVTVPVTNTGEVDGREVVQVYVSLGASAVERAPRELKAFASVEIAAGQTREVQLTVRRADLAYWDVRVDRWVVEGGAYTVDVAASSRDIRSTTTVTVEGDAVNLPLTMESSIGDLMADPVAGPIVQQAIAGMLGGAGGDAAGASMMADDDGMQKMMASFPVGRIAGFGIGGVTQEQIEGLIAMANAARH; encoded by the coding sequence ATGACAGACACGCTCCCCGCCGATGTGAACGGCCTCACCCTCGAGCAGAAGGCGTCGCTCACCTCGGGTGCGGACTTCTGGACCACGAAGGCGGTGCCGGATGCCGGCATCCCGTCGATCATGCTCACCGACGGGCCGCACGGACTGCGCAAGCAGGCCGGGTCCAGCGACCACCTGGGCATCGCCGACAGCGTGCCGGCCACCTGCTTCCCGCCGGCGGTCGGGCTCGGCGCGTCGTTCGATCCGGCGCTTGCCAAGCGCGTCGGCGAGGCGCTCGGCGTCGAGTCGGCCATCGAAGACGTGGCGGTCATCCTCGGGCCGGGCATCAACATCAAGCGCTCGCCGCTGTGCGGGCGCAACTTCGAGTACTTCTCCGAAGACCCGATCGTCGCCGGTGTCATGGGCGCGGGCCTCGTGCGCGGCATCCAGTCGCAGGGGGTCGGCTCGTCGCTGAAGCACTTCGCCGCGAACAACCAGGAGTTCGACCGCATGCGCGCCTCGAGCGACGTCGACCCGCGGCCGCTGCGCGAGATCTACCTGCGCGGCTTCGAGCGTGTGGTCGAAGACGCGCAGCCGTGGACCGTGATGTGCTCGTACAACCGCATCAACGGCGTCTACGCGTCGGAAGATCCGTGGTTGCTCACGCAAGTGCTGCGCGGCGAATGGGGCTATGACGGCCTGGTCGTCAGTGACTGGGGCGCCGTCAACGACCGGGTCGCGGGCCTGCCCGCCGGCCTCGACCTCGAGATGCCCGGAAGCGGCGGCGGCACCGACGCGCAGCTGGTCGCCGCGGTGCGCGACGGCTCGCTCGACGAGGCGGCGCTCGACGTCGCCGCGGGCCGCATGCTCGACCTGGTGCGCAAGGCGGCGGCGCGGCCGTCGGTGGTCGGTCCGCTCGACGTGGACGCCCACCACGCCCTGGCCCGCGAGGTCGCGGGGCGCTCGATGGTGCTGCTGCGCAACGAGGGCGGCGTGTTGCCGCTGCGCCGCGACGCGAAGATCGCGGTCGTCGGCGCGTTCGCACAGACGCCGCGCTATCAGGGTGCCGGGTCGTCGCTGATCAATCCGACGCGGCTCGACAACGCGCTGGATGCTATCCGGGATGCCGCGACCGCCGACGTCGCGTACGCCCCCGGGTTCTCGCTCGAGCAGGATGGCGACGCCGCAGCGCTGCGCGACGAGGCCGTGGCCGCGGCATCCACCGCCGACGTCGTCGTGGCCTTCCTGGGCCTGCCGCCGTCGGCGGAATCGGAGGGATACGACCGCGAGCACATCGATCTGCCGGCCGCGCAGCTCGCGATGCTCGACGCGGTGCTCGACGTCAACCCGAACACGGTCGTGGTCCTGTCGAACGGATCGGTCGTGGCGCTGCCGTTCCGCGACCGGGTGGCGGCCATCCTCGAGGGCTGGCTGCTCGGCCAGGCGGGCGGATCGGCGACCGCCGACGTGCTCTTCGGCGACGTGAACCCGTCGGGCAAGCTCACCGAGACGATCCCGCTGCGGCTGGAAGACAACCCGTCGTACGGCAACTTCCCGGGAGAGTTCGGGCATGTGCGCTACGGCGAAGGCCTGCTCGTCGGGTACCGCTGGTACGACGCGCGCGGCCTCGAAGTCGCGTATCCGTTCGGCCACGGCCTCTCGTACACGACGTTCGCGTACGGGGATGCCGCAGCTGCCGTCGACGCCTCGGGCGACGTCGTCGTCACGGTGCCGGTGACGAACACGGGTGAGGTCGACGGACGCGAGGTCGTTCAGGTCTATGTCTCGCTGGGCGCGTCGGCCGTGGAGCGCGCGCCGCGCGAGCTCAAGGCGTTCGCCTCGGTCGAGATCGCCGCCGGCCAGACCCGCGAGGTGCAGCTGACGGTGCGCCGCGCTGACCTCGCCTACTGGGACGTGCGGGTGGACCGCTGGGTCGTCGAGGGAGGGGCGTACACAGTCGACGTGGCGGCGTCGAGCCGCGACATCCGCTCCACCACCACGGTGACGGTGGAGGGGGATGCCGTGAACCTGCCCCTGACGATGGAGTCGTCGATCGGCGACCTGATGGCCGACCCGGTGGCCGGACCCATCGTGCAGCAGGCGATCGCCGGAATGCTCGGCGGTGCCGGGGGAGACGCCGCCGGCGCCAGCATGATGGCCGACGACGACGGTATGCAGAAGATGATGGCGTCGTTCCCGGTGGGTCGCATCGCCGGATTCGGCATCGGCGGGGTCACGCAGGAGCAGATCGAGGGCCTCATCGCGATGGCCAACGCCGCGCGTCACTGA
- the rpsJ gene encoding 30S ribosomal protein S10, giving the protein MAGQKIRIRLKSYDHAGLDSSARKIVDTVTRAGASVVGPVPLPTEKNVVCVIRSPHKYKDSREHFEMRTHKRLIDIIDPTPKAVDSLMRLDLPADVNIEIKL; this is encoded by the coding sequence ATGGCGGGACAGAAGATCCGCATTCGCCTGAAGTCGTACGATCACGCGGGGCTCGACAGCTCGGCGCGCAAGATCGTCGACACCGTGACCCGTGCCGGCGCCTCCGTCGTCGGCCCCGTGCCGCTTCCGACCGAGAAGAACGTCGTGTGCGTCATTCGGTCGCCGCACAAGTACAAGGACAGCCGCGAGCACTTCGAGATGCGCACCCACAAGCGTCTGATCGACATCATCGATCCGACGCCCAAGGCCGTCGACTCGCTGATGCGCCTTGACCTGCCGGCCGATGTCAACATCGAGATCAAGCTCTGA
- the rpsS gene encoding 30S ribosomal protein S19: protein MPRSLKKGPFVDEHLLRKVATQNEAGTKNVIKTWSRRSMIVPAMLGHTIAVHDGRKHIPVFVSESMVGHKLGEFAPTRTFRGHEKDDKKGRRR, encoded by the coding sequence ATGCCACGCAGTCTTAAGAAGGGCCCCTTCGTCGACGAGCACCTGCTTCGCAAGGTCGCTACGCAGAACGAGGCGGGCACGAAGAACGTCATCAAGACCTGGTCTCGTCGTTCGATGATCGTCCCGGCCATGCTCGGCCACACGATCGCCGTGCACGACGGCCGCAAGCACATCCCCGTGTTCGTCAGCGAAAGCATGGTCGGACACAAGCTGGGCGAGTTCGCGCCCACCCGCACCTTCCGCGGCCACGAGAAGGACGACAAGAAGGGCCGCCGCCGCTGA
- a CDS encoding carboxylesterase/lipase family protein, translating to MTDAPAVAAASTPIQDPVVQTSSGPVRGLWRDASAAFLGIPFAQAPVGERRFAAPVPPEPWTEVRDAVEFGATAQRGDTGVTLIPEPSVPGDATLNVNVFTPAPGTDAALPVLVWIHGGGFTAGSPASPWYDGAAFNRDGVVTVSLSYRLGFDGFGLIDGAPSNRGVRDWLAGLEWVQQNIAAFGGDPSRVTLAGQSAGGGAVLTLLGMPQAQHLFHAVWALSPALTNVPVDRAGTLTAKLARLAGVAATRDGFASVDEARLLALREEAEKPASGKPLDGIREMLTDGLSWGPMLDGELLERPTLEALRAGVGADKPLVIGTTDDEFTMATDGMKSKLRIVPPGVALGQLGLAGARRTRYLAGNREQRAKGTAAMLGRYVTDTVFRAPVVRVARARAEASAGAGAGASAGAGAGAGASAPTWVYRFSWVSPLIGWACHCLDVPFWWDCLGSTAGIAHLAGSHPPQALADTLHAAAVSFVRSGEAGWPAWSQRPGTTRVFGGGTSERDVVSDGYATAEALV from the coding sequence ATGACTGACGCACCCGCGGTGGCCGCGGCATCCACCCCCATCCAGGACCCCGTCGTGCAGACGTCATCGGGACCGGTGCGCGGCCTGTGGCGCGATGCGTCAGCCGCGTTCCTGGGGATCCCGTTCGCGCAGGCGCCCGTCGGCGAGCGGCGCTTCGCCGCGCCCGTACCGCCCGAGCCGTGGACCGAGGTGCGCGACGCCGTCGAATTCGGCGCGACCGCGCAGCGCGGCGACACCGGTGTCACGCTGATCCCCGAGCCGTCGGTGCCCGGGGACGCGACGCTGAACGTCAACGTGTTCACGCCGGCACCGGGGACGGATGCCGCGCTGCCGGTGCTCGTGTGGATCCACGGCGGCGGTTTCACCGCCGGATCGCCGGCGAGCCCCTGGTATGACGGCGCAGCGTTCAACCGCGACGGGGTCGTGACCGTGAGCCTGTCGTACCGGCTCGGCTTCGACGGCTTCGGGCTCATCGACGGCGCACCCTCCAACCGCGGCGTACGCGACTGGCTGGCGGGCCTGGAATGGGTGCAGCAGAACATCGCGGCGTTCGGCGGTGACCCCTCGCGCGTCACCCTCGCCGGGCAGTCGGCCGGCGGCGGAGCGGTGCTGACCTTGCTCGGGATGCCGCAGGCACAGCACCTCTTCCACGCGGTGTGGGCGCTCTCGCCGGCGCTGACCAACGTGCCCGTCGACCGCGCCGGCACGCTGACCGCCAAACTCGCGCGGCTCGCCGGCGTCGCCGCGACGCGGGACGGCTTCGCGTCGGTCGATGAGGCACGGCTGCTCGCGCTGCGCGAGGAGGCCGAGAAGCCGGCGTCGGGCAAGCCGCTCGACGGCATCCGCGAGATGCTCACCGACGGACTGTCGTGGGGGCCCATGCTCGACGGCGAGCTGCTCGAACGGCCGACGCTCGAGGCGCTGAGGGCGGGGGTAGGCGCCGACAAGCCGCTCGTGATCGGCACCACCGACGACGAGTTCACGATGGCCACCGACGGCATGAAGAGCAAGCTGCGGATCGTGCCCCCGGGCGTCGCCCTCGGCCAGCTCGGCCTGGCCGGCGCGCGGCGGACCCGGTACCTCGCCGGCAACCGAGAGCAGCGAGCGAAGGGCACCGCCGCGATGCTCGGCCGCTACGTCACCGACACCGTTTTCCGGGCGCCGGTGGTGCGGGTCGCGCGGGCGCGGGCGGAGGCCTCGGCGGGTGCCGGTGCGGGCGCGTCGGCGGGTGCCGGTGCGGGTGCTGGCGCGTCGGCGCCGACCTGGGTGTACCGGTTCTCGTGGGTGTCGCCATTGATCGGGTGGGCGTGCCACTGCCTCGACGTTCCGTTCTGGTGGGACTGCCTCGGCTCGACCGCGGGCATCGCCCACCTGGCCGGGTCGCATCCACCGCAGGCGCTGGCCGACACCCTGCACGCGGCGGCCGTGTCGTTCGTGCGGTCGGGCGAGGCCGGATGGCCCGCGTGGTCGCAGCGCCCCGGCACGACGCGGGTGTTCGGCGGCGGAACGTCCGAGCGCGACGTCGTCAGCGACGGCTACGCGACGGCCGAAGCGCTGGTCTGA
- a CDS encoding phosphatase PAP2 family protein: MRRLADQGDSVTAAASLPPPPRPAAMLWWALGLLAVFAAMGAAIAVDPSAPFPQPLDDAWRGLVGVGPDSGAYSWFLPMFFQLFGELPGVFVTVVVIPLALVLIGRWRSALFFLSVIALGPGLLSQAMKNLVDRPRPAADPVLGLFEPLFSVDHGSFPSGHSISAAATAVSIAALIPPSRALARRAWWVIGALLMAGMAWQRTLVNAHWLSDTLVGLVTGAGAALLLWWAFWPWLHRDYGRPIPRARRRDVATRSTTLSTKRKATP; this comes from the coding sequence ATGCGCCGTCTGGCCGATCAAGGCGACTCAGTGACGGCTGCGGCATCCCTCCCTCCACCCCCGCGTCCGGCGGCGATGCTGTGGTGGGCGCTCGGGCTCCTCGCGGTCTTCGCCGCCATGGGAGCGGCGATCGCCGTGGATCCGTCGGCGCCGTTCCCGCAGCCGCTCGACGACGCGTGGCGCGGACTGGTCGGCGTCGGGCCTGACAGCGGCGCATACTCCTGGTTCCTGCCGATGTTCTTCCAGCTGTTCGGCGAGCTGCCCGGGGTGTTCGTGACCGTGGTGGTGATTCCGCTGGCCCTTGTCCTCATTGGCCGATGGCGCTCCGCGCTCTTCTTTCTGAGCGTCATCGCGCTCGGACCGGGGTTGCTGTCCCAGGCCATGAAGAACCTCGTCGACCGGCCGCGCCCGGCAGCAGACCCGGTACTGGGCCTTTTCGAGCCGCTGTTCTCGGTCGATCACGGCTCGTTCCCGTCGGGACACTCGATCAGCGCCGCGGCGACGGCGGTGAGCATCGCCGCGCTCATTCCGCCCTCGCGCGCGCTCGCGCGACGCGCGTGGTGGGTGATCGGGGCACTCCTCATGGCGGGCATGGCCTGGCAGCGCACGCTCGTCAACGCACACTGGCTCTCCGACACGCTCGTCGGGCTCGTGACCGGCGCCGGCGCCGCCCTGCTGTTGTGGTGGGCGTTCTGGCCCTGGCTGCACCGCGACTACGGGCGACCGATCCCGCGGGCGCGACGGCGCGATGTCGCGACCCGCTCCACAACTCTGTCCACCAAACGAAAGGCGACACCATGA
- the rplV gene encoding 50S ribosomal protein L22, with the protein MVESIARVRHIRVTPQKARRVVALIKGKQADEALAILKFAQQSASEPIYKLVASAAANARVKADAAGEFLDEQDLYVKNAFVDEGTTLKRFQPRAQGRAFQIKKRTSHITVVLATPEVAEAGAATKKASK; encoded by the coding sequence ATGGTGGAGTCCATCGCACGCGTGCGACACATCCGCGTGACCCCTCAGAAGGCTCGTCGTGTCGTCGCGCTCATCAAGGGCAAGCAGGCCGACGAGGCCCTCGCCATCCTGAAGTTCGCGCAGCAGAGCGCCAGCGAGCCGATCTACAAGCTCGTGGCATCCGCCGCCGCCAACGCACGGGTGAAGGCCGACGCGGCCGGCGAGTTCCTTGACGAGCAGGATCTGTACGTGAAGAACGCCTTCGTGGACGAGGGGACGACGCTCAAGCGTTTCCAGCCCCGCGCCCAGGGCCGTGCGTTCCAGATCAAGAAGCGCACCAGCCACATCACCGTCGTGCTGGCGACCCCTGAGGTCGCCGAGGCCGGCGCAGCAACGAAGAAGGCGAGCAAGTAA
- a CDS encoding MFS transporter, with protein MPSEPPTPVVPGAPLTETTFVATAAGNIDPPEPIKGLRRLMIWIIPANLGIFMVWGAVPGLLLPQQITNLVGQADRKDVAVLAIVTTIGALAAMIAQPVAGQISDRTRSRFGRRAPWILIGALAGALALVGLAFAGSVVAIIIAWTLVQIAFNFAQGPLSAVMPDRVALKRRGTFAALSGIGLMVGSLGGTILGALFFHSIAVGYIVFAVFAVVILSLFVAFNPDHPSTRIQPEPFRLGDFLRTFWVNPVAHPDFFWAFTGRLLLYTGYFIVVGYQLYLLRDYFHVAEPETIIPVLSLLGMVGLIITTLIGGPLSDRVGRRKPFVFASAIVMSLALLLPWFWQDLAAWYITVIIVGFGFGMFQAVDQALISEVLPSAKSFAKDLGVVNIAATLPQTIAPGVAGAIVLTFGFAGLFPVGIVLGILGACAVWPIKATQ; from the coding sequence ATGCCGTCAGAGCCCCCGACGCCAGTCGTCCCCGGCGCACCCCTCACCGAGACCACGTTCGTCGCCACCGCCGCCGGCAACATCGACCCGCCTGAGCCGATCAAGGGTCTGCGCCGGCTCATGATCTGGATCATCCCGGCCAACCTCGGCATCTTCATGGTCTGGGGCGCGGTTCCGGGCCTGCTTCTGCCGCAGCAGATCACGAATCTCGTGGGTCAGGCCGACAGGAAGGATGTCGCGGTTCTCGCGATCGTCACGACCATCGGCGCGCTCGCGGCGATGATCGCGCAGCCGGTCGCCGGGCAGATCTCCGACCGCACGCGCTCGCGTTTCGGACGCCGTGCGCCCTGGATCCTCATCGGCGCGCTCGCCGGCGCCCTGGCTCTGGTCGGCCTCGCGTTCGCGGGGTCGGTCGTGGCGATCATCATCGCCTGGACGCTCGTGCAGATCGCCTTCAACTTCGCGCAGGGGCCGCTCTCGGCGGTCATGCCCGACCGGGTCGCGCTCAAGCGCCGCGGCACGTTCGCCGCACTCTCGGGCATCGGCCTGATGGTCGGCTCGCTCGGCGGTACGATCCTCGGCGCGCTGTTCTTCCACAGCATCGCGGTCGGCTACATAGTGTTCGCGGTGTTCGCCGTCGTGATCCTCAGCCTGTTCGTGGCGTTCAATCCCGATCACCCGAGCACCCGCATCCAGCCCGAGCCGTTCCGCCTCGGCGACTTCCTGCGCACGTTCTGGGTCAACCCGGTGGCCCACCCCGACTTCTTCTGGGCGTTCACCGGTCGGCTGCTGCTGTACACCGGGTACTTCATCGTGGTGGGCTACCAGCTCTACCTGCTGCGCGACTACTTCCACGTCGCCGAGCCCGAGACGATCATCCCGGTGCTGAGCCTTCTGGGCATGGTCGGCCTGATCATCACGACGCTCATCGGCGGGCCGCTGTCTGACCGCGTCGGCCGGCGCAAGCCCTTCGTCTTCGCATCGGCGATCGTCATGTCGCTCGCGCTGCTGCTGCCGTGGTTCTGGCAGGACCTGGCCGCGTGGTACATCACCGTGATCATCGTCGGCTTCGGCTTCGGCATGTTCCAAGCCGTCGACCAGGCGCTGATCAGCGAGGTGCTGCCCTCGGCGAAGTCGTTCGCGAAAGACCTCGGCGTCGTCAACATCGCCGCCACCCTCCCGCAGACCATCGCCCCCGGGGTCGCGGGGGCGATAGTGCTCACGTTCGGATTCGCCGGGCTCTTCCCGGTGGGCATCGTGCTCGGTATTCTCGGCGCATGCGCCGTCTGGCCGATCAAGGCGACTCAGTGA
- a CDS encoding TetR/AcrR family transcriptional regulator, protein MPNTGQGRRGSYAKGVAKREEILTRALDVIAREGYRGASVKELAAAVGLSQAGLLHYFDSKEELFTEILRKRDEIDTSAFGDLDALPADVNGVRAGYLQVIRHNSEVPGVVELFSRLSVEAADPQHPAHRFFVERNAALRTVFARVLQQAQDAGRITDAIDPDTLARIVQAVADGLQLQWMLEPDVDMARTVDALFRALGDRQASADAREDDDHD, encoded by the coding sequence ATGCCGAACACCGGACAAGGACGCCGGGGCTCCTACGCCAAGGGCGTCGCCAAGCGCGAGGAGATCCTCACTCGTGCGCTCGACGTGATAGCGCGCGAGGGATACCGCGGCGCATCGGTGAAAGAGCTCGCCGCCGCCGTCGGCCTCAGCCAGGCGGGACTGCTGCACTACTTCGACTCGAAGGAAGAGCTGTTCACCGAGATCCTGCGCAAGCGCGACGAGATCGACACCTCCGCGTTCGGCGACCTCGACGCGCTCCCCGCCGACGTCAACGGGGTGCGCGCGGGGTACCTGCAGGTGATCCGGCACAACAGCGAGGTGCCCGGGGTCGTCGAGCTGTTCTCCCGGTTGAGCGTGGAGGCGGCCGACCCGCAGCATCCCGCCCACCGCTTCTTCGTCGAGCGGAACGCGGCGCTGCGCACGGTGTTCGCCCGCGTGCTGCAGCAGGCGCAGGATGCCGGCCGCATCACCGACGCCATCGATCCCGACACGCTCGCGCGCATCGTGCAGGCGGTCGCGGATGGCCTGCAGCTGCAGTGGATGCTGGAGCCCGACGTCGACATGGCCCGCACCGTCGATGCGCTGTTCCGGGCGCTCGGCGATCGGCAGGCTTCCGCTGACGCGAGAGAGGACGACGACCATGACTGA
- the rplC gene encoding 50S ribosomal protein L3, with protein MADINNKTSKGLLGTKLGMTQVWNEQGKLVPVTVIEIAPNVVTQVRTPEKDGYNAVQIAAGQIDPRKVTKPLEGHFEAAGVTPRRHVTEVRTADAADYSLGQELTVDGTFEAGQLVDVVGTSKGKGTAGVMKRHNFKGVSASHGSHRNHRKPGSIGASSTPSRVFKGMRMAGRMGGERVTVLNLTVHAVDAEKGLLLVKGAVPGARGRIVYVRNAVKGA; from the coding sequence ATGGCTGACATCAACAACAAGACTTCCAAGGGACTGCTGGGCACCAAGCTCGGCATGACCCAGGTGTGGAACGAGCAGGGCAAGCTCGTCCCCGTCACCGTGATCGAGATCGCGCCCAACGTGGTCACCCAGGTCCGCACCCCCGAGAAGGACGGCTACAACGCCGTCCAGATCGCCGCCGGCCAGATCGACCCGCGCAAGGTCACCAAGCCCCTCGAGGGCCACTTCGAGGCCGCCGGCGTCACGCCGCGCCGCCACGTGACCGAGGTGCGCACCGCGGACGCCGCTGACTACTCACTCGGCCAGGAGCTCACCGTGGACGGCACCTTCGAGGCCGGCCAGCTGGTCGACGTCGTCGGCACCAGCAAGGGCAAGGGCACCGCGGGTGTCATGAAGCGCCACAACTTCAAGGGCGTCTCGGCCTCGCACGGTTCACACCGCAACCACCGCAAGCCCGGTTCGATCGGCGCATCGTCGACCCCGAGCCGCGTCTTCAAGGGCATGCGCATGGCCGGCCGTATGGGTGGCGAGCGCGTGACCGTCCTCAACCTCACGGTGCACGCCGTCGACGCCGAGAAGGGTCTGCTGCTCGTCAAGGGCGCCGTCCCCGGCGCGCGCGGCCGCATCGTCTACGTCCGCAACGCAGTGAAGGGTGCCTGA
- the rplD gene encoding 50S ribosomal protein L4: protein MADTTLDVLKADGKKAGAVQLPAAIFDVNTNIPLIHQVVVAQLAAARQGTHSTKRRGEVSGSGRKPFKQKGTGNARQGSIRAPEHTGGGIVHGPKPRDYAQRTPKKMIAAALLGALSDRARGERLHVVESFGLKDAPSTKAALSVLSDLGAVKNVLVVVSRDDELTVKSVRNLTEVHVLTFDQLNAYDVVVSDDIVFTKAAFDAFVASKSGATEEVSA, encoded by the coding sequence ATGGCTGACACGACCCTCGACGTCCTCAAGGCGGATGGCAAGAAGGCTGGCGCCGTCCAGCTCCCCGCCGCCATCTTCGACGTCAACACCAACATCCCGCTGATCCACCAGGTGGTCGTCGCGCAGCTCGCTGCCGCCCGTCAGGGAACCCACTCGACCAAGCGTCGCGGTGAGGTCTCCGGCTCCGGCCGCAAGCCGTTCAAGCAGAAGGGCACCGGCAACGCGCGTCAGGGCTCGATCCGCGCACCTGAGCACACCGGTGGTGGCATCGTCCACGGGCCCAAGCCGCGCGACTACGCGCAGCGGACCCCCAAGAAGATGATCGCCGCGGCTCTGCTGGGTGCGCTCAGCGACCGTGCCCGTGGCGAGCGTCTCCACGTGGTCGAGTCCTTCGGACTGAAGGATGCCCCGTCCACCAAGGCCGCTCTCTCGGTGCTCAGCGACCTGGGCGCCGTCAAGAACGTCCTCGTCGTGGTCTCCCGCGACGACGAGCTGACCGTCAAGAGCGTGCGCAACCTCACCGAGGTGCACGTGCTGACGTTCGACCAGCTGAACGCCTACGACGTGGTCGTCTCCGACGACATCGTCTTCACCAAGGCCGCCTTCGACGCGTTCGTCGCGTCCAAGAGCGGTGCCACCGAGGAGGTCTCGGCATGA
- the rplW gene encoding 50S ribosomal protein L23 — protein MTAVNKDPRDIILKPVVSEKSYGLIDEGKYTFYVDPRANKTEIKLAIEKIFGVKVASVNTLNRVGKARRTRFGTGKRKDTKRAVVTLKSGTIDIFTAVG, from the coding sequence ATGACCGCCGTGAACAAGGACCCGCGCGACATCATCCTGAAGCCGGTCGTCTCCGAGAAGAGCTACGGCCTGATCGACGAGGGCAAGTACACGTTCTACGTGGACCCCCGCGCGAACAAGACCGAGATCAAGCTCGCCATCGAGAAGATCTTCGGTGTCAAGGTGGCGTCGGTCAACACGCTGAACCGCGTCGGCAAGGCCCGTCGCACCCGCTTCGGCACCGGTAAGCGCAAGGACACCAAGCGCGCCGTCGTGACCCTGAAGTCGGGCACCATCGACATCTTCACGGCAGTCGGCTGA
- the rplB gene encoding 50S ribosomal protein L2, with translation MAIRKYKPTTPGRRGSSVADFAEITRSTPEKSLLKPLAKTGGRNNQGRITTRHIGGGHKRQYRVIDFRRNDKDGIDAKVAHIEYDPNRTARIALLHFVDGTKRYILAPEKLRQGDIVESGASADIKPGNNLPLRNIPTGTVIHAIELRPGGGAKLARSAGASVRLVAKDGPYAQLRLPSGEIRNVDARCRATIGEVGNAEQSNINWGKAGRNRWKGIRPTVRGVVMNPVDHPHGGGEGRTSGGRHPVTPWGKPEGRTRHANKESDKYIVRRRTTGKKRK, from the coding sequence ATGGCTATTCGCAAGTACAAGCCCACGACCCCGGGTCGCCGCGGTTCGTCGGTGGCTGACTTCGCCGAGATCACCCGATCGACGCCGGAGAAGTCGCTGCTGAAGCCGCTCGCCAAGACCGGTGGCCGCAACAACCAGGGCCGCATCACCACCCGCCACATCGGCGGTGGCCACAAGCGCCAGTACCGCGTCATCGACTTCCGTCGCAATGACAAGGACGGGATCGACGCCAAGGTCGCGCACATCGAGTACGACCCGAACCGCACCGCGCGCATCGCGCTGCTGCACTTCGTGGACGGCACCAAGCGCTACATCCTGGCGCCGGAGAAGCTGCGTCAGGGCGACATCGTCGAGTCGGGCGCCTCGGCCGACATCAAGCCCGGCAACAACCTGCCGCTGCGCAACATCCCGACCGGTACCGTGATCCACGCGATCGAGCTGCGTCCCGGCGGCGGCGCGAAGCTGGCCCGCTCGGCCGGCGCGAGCGTCCGTCTGGTCGCCAAGGACGGCCCGTACGCGCAGCTGCGTCTGCCCTCGGGCGAGATCCGCAACGTCGACGCCCGCTGCCGCGCCACGATCGGCGAGGTCGGCAACGCCGAGCAGTCGAACATCAACTGGGGCAAGGCAGGCCGCAACCGCTGGAAGGGCATCCGCCCGACCGTCCGCGGTGTCGTCATGAACCCGGTCGACCACCCGCACGGTGGTGGTGAGGGTCGCACGTCCGGTGGTCGTCACCCCGTGACGCCGTGGGGCAAGCCCGAGGGCCGCACCCGCCACGCGAACAAGGAAAGCGACAAGTACATCGTGCGTCGTCGCACCACCGGCAAGAAGCGCAAGTAG